In the Daphnia pulicaria isolate SC F1-1A chromosome 2, SC_F0-13Bv2, whole genome shotgun sequence genome, one interval contains:
- the LOC124326655 gene encoding uncharacterized protein LOC124326655, translating into MFITKALLLIALAPFLTSALEDGFICPKLLPSEFVKDPNPKYPHPTNCQKYYVCLKGVTPVEQSCYPGEVFNNNSKQCDLPENVTECIDWYKDHPAGDIDADGGRFYGRK; encoded by the exons ATGTTCATCACAAAAGCTCTTCTTCTCATTGCACTCGCTCCATTCCTGACTTCTG CTTTGGAAGATGGGTTCATTTGTCCCAAGTTGCTGCCCTCCGAGTTCGTCAAAGACCCCAACCCCAAATATCCCCACCCGACAAACTGCCAAAAGTATTACGTCTGCTTGAAAGGAGTGACCCCAGTTGAACAGAGCTGCTATCCCGGAGAGgtcttcaacaacaacagcaagcaGTGCGACCTCCCCGAGAACGTTACTGAATG CATCGACTGGTACAAGGATCATCCTGCAGGCGACATTGACGCAGATGGCGGAAGATTCTATGGTCGCAAATAA
- the LOC124326210 gene encoding uncharacterized serine-rich protein C215.13-like isoform X2, translated as MPNLLRPSNSMTNFFKSLARSPKASLTPSSTINPGALSVMMKPPSSVMKPPSPVSFSSSIPQPLDNFSSFSSSSSFPSQTSISAAESTSSLSLEIPPLSTSSVNPSFSDSNSSRFPKDLASSIFSLSTTAGSISSHGSTIIVAASNPSEGSSSLARIPKSLSTAVYSSSSDSSVNGDYNFSYRVNDTKQDFGHSEHRVGNNTQGRYDVVLPDGRRQIVDYQILNASYFADVSYVGETTNRAANFEPASTTSTTSVASLVTNAKIEENMDFPI; from the exons ATGCCGAATCTTCTCCGCCCTTCGAACTCGATgaccaattttttcaaatctttggCGCGCAGCCCCAAAGCATCGCTGACTCCATCCTCCACTATCAATCCTGGTGCACTTTCCGTCATGATGAAGCCTCCATCTTCCGTAATGAAACCACCATCCCCCGTCTCATTTTCTTCCAGCATCCCTCAACCTTTAGataatttttcctctttcagtTCATCTTCTTCGTTCCCCTCTCAAACATCAATTTCTGCTGCAGAATCTACATCCTCACTATCTCTTGAAATACCACCTCTTTCCACTTCATCAGTAAACCCATCGTTCTCCGATTCGAATTCTTCGCGTTTCCCCAAAGATTTagcttcttctattttctcgTTATCAACGACTGCTGGCTCGATTTCTTCGCACGGCTCTACAATAATCGTGGCTGCTTCAAATCCGTCTGAAGGTTCATCATCTCTTGCACGCATCCCGAAATCCCTTTCCACCGCTGTTTATTCATCATCTTCTGACTCATCCGTGAAT GGGGACTATAACTTTTCTTATCGCGTCAATGATACCAAACAAGACTTCGGTCACAGTGAACACCGCGTCGGAAACAACACCCAAGGAAGATATGACGTCGTCTTACCCGATGGCCGGCGCCAGATTGTCGACTATCAGATACTCAATGCCAGTTATTTTGCCGATGTCTCATACGTTGGAGAGACTACAAATCGAGCTGCAAATTTCGAACCAGCCAGCACAACGAGCACAACATCAGTTGCATCTTTAGTAACAAATGCAAAAATCGAAGAAAATATGGATTTTCCCATTTAG
- the LOC124326474 gene encoding protein obstructor-E-like — MYTTALLLIAFVPLLTSAQAFVCPPKNGQYPDPIQCDKYYICQDGVASARLCEDGLVFDSFKRSSHKCDHMHNVDCEDRTELQPPQGNAECPRRNGIFENADPSQCHKFVDCIDGQPKHNVCPPGLHFNDASGVCTWEAAAGRTGCVREEFLEDGFTCPKLTAAESLTEPHPRYPHPTDCQKFYVCLNGVTPREQNCDLGEVFNTNSKQCDLPENVAECIDWYKDHPSFVPGSVTPKSSTRGNSGQ, encoded by the exons ATGTATACAACAGCTCTCCTCCTCATTGCATTCGTCCCACTCCTGACTTCCG CTCAGGCGTTCGTCTGCCCACCCAAGAATGGTCAATACCCCGACCCCATTCAGTGCGACAAATATTACATCTGCCAA GATGGAGTAGCCAGCGCCCGTTTGTGCGAAGATGGTTTGGTTTTCGATTCATTCAAGCGCTCAAGCCACAAATGCGATCACATGCACAACGTCGACTGCGAGGACCGCACTGAGCTCC AGCCGCCCCAGGGTAATGCTGAGTGCCCGCGCAGGAACGGCATCTTCGAGAACGCC GATCCTTCTCAGTGCCACAAGTTCGTTGACTGTATCGATGGCCAGCCCAAGCACAACGTCTGCCCACCCGGCCTCCACTTCAATGATGCCAGCGGTGTCTGCACCTGGGAGGCCGCTGCTGGCCGAACTGGCTGCGTCCGTGAAGAAT TTTTGGAAGATGGTTTCACTTGCCCCAAGTTGACCGCCGCCGAGTCGCTCACCGAGCCCCACCCCAGATACCCCCACCCTACCGACTGCCAGAAGTTCTACGTCTGCCTGAACGGAGTCACTCCCCGTGAACAGAACTGCGATCTCGGCGAGGTCTTCAACACCAACAGCAAGCAGTGCGATCTCCCCGAGAACGTCGCCGAATG CATTGACTGGTACAAGGATCATCCCTCATTCGTCCCTGGTTCGGTGACACCCAAATCCAGCACTCGAGGAAACTCTGGacaataa
- the LOC124326476 gene encoding protein obstructor-E-like — protein sequence MRIFLFVAVALIPLVAGRDTGVARQSSPYQDLSSCPEDYGLQTYAHPKNCDQFYKCANGTLTLETCENGLLFDGAGSVHNFCNYHWATNCGDRLFELTPDPARNPESVCEYSFGLFKPTAADCDIFYYRCAYGEAEEVACDKGLAYDDRSHSCNWPDLLLDIGCDPEKVVGFRCPDVSSLPPNSLVRQFLPFPRYAVPNDCGRLVTCVNDYPRLISCGYGSAFNEDTLTCDDAENVPQCANYYKE from the exons atgaggATCTTTCTATTCGTAGCTGTCGCTCTCATTCCCCTCGTCGCag GTCGTGATACCGGAGTCGCCCGGCAATCATCTCCCTATCAAGACTTGAGCTCTTGCCCGGAGGATTACGGACTCCAGACGTACGCCCACCCGAAGAACTGCGACCAATTTTACAAGTGCGCCAACGGCACGCTCACGCTGGAAACCTGTGAGAATGGACTGCTCTTCGATGGCGCTGGATCCGTCCACAACTTTTGCAATTACCACTGGGCCACCAACTGCGGCGATCGTCTCTTTGAAT TGACTCCGGATCCGGCCAGAAATCCAGAGTCCGTCTGCGAATACTCTTTCGGTCTCTTCAAGCCGACGGCCGCCGATTGCGACATTTTCTACTACCGATGCGCCTACGGCGAGGCCGAAGAAGTCGCCTGCGACAAGGGCCTGGCTTACGACGACCGCTCTCATTCCTGCAACTGGCCCGATCTCCTCCTCGACATTGGTTGCGATCCTGAAA AGGTCGTCGGATTCCGCTGCCCGGATGTGTCCAGCCTTCCACCCAACTCGCTCGTCCGCCAGTTCCTTCCTTTCCCCCGTTACGCCG TTCCCAATGATTGCGGTCGACTCGTGACCTGCGTCAACGATTACCCGCGCCTCATCAGCTGCGGATACGGCAGCGCTTTCAACGAGGACACGCTCACTTGCGACGATGCCGAGAACGTTCCTCAGTG CGCCAATTACTACAAGGAGTAA
- the LOC124326322 gene encoding probable G-protein coupled receptor AH9.1, translating to MNNTSCFPSADEPPDVTDLRNVTYAIIMPVILALGFLFNTFSLCVAGQSALNSVALSYLIALISSNLSLMILAVPWLIHRSSEPSECYSHSNAFYHAYIEPVLLNWMATFSTYILLCMSIERFLSVTHPALFRRIHLLPRARAALLVFLCLSFAIHVPMYLKQIVICPECWTLTINIDTITSSSWTAYICISQIMARFIPCAALIILNISTIFKYRRIINKRSRMTSEAVSMSQINTPNCSLTNLSSVFKKKTLPSSSSQEEKRQLKILSGLVCLVAVCIVPAGVAALLPYDADDGGCYRYYTLGVVVEALELFHHSVVSFVICLCNNDIHRRVRKMITCNSSSLTSI from the coding sequence ATGAACAACACCAGCTGTTTTCCCTCAGCTGACGAGCCGCCAGACGTGACCGACTTGCGCAATGTGACTTACGCCATCATCATGCCAGTGATTCTCGCCTTGGGCTTCCTGTTCaacactttctctctctgcgtCGCTGGCCAATCGGCGCTCAATTCCGTCGCTCTCTCTTATCTCATCGCCTTGATTTCATCCAATCTGTCCCTGATGATATTAGCCGTTCCCTGGCTGATCCATCGATCCTCCGAACCCAGTGAATGTTACTCCCATTCTAACGCCTTTTATCACGCCTACATCGAACCCGTGCTTCTCAACTGGATGGCCACATTCTCCACGTACATACTGCTGTGCATGAGCATCGAACGTTTCCTATCCGTCACTCATCCGGCTCTCTTCCGCCGGATTCACTTGCTGCCCAGAGCCAGGGCCGCTCTcctcgtttttctctgtttgtCCTTTGCCATTCACGTGCCCATGTACCTGAAACAGATTGTCATTTGCCCAGAATGTTGGACTCTAACGATCAACATCGATACGATCACTTCGTCGTCGTGGACGGCCTACATTTGCATCTCACAGATAATGGCCAGATTCATCCCCTGCGCTGCTCTAATCATCTTGAACATCTCGACGATATTCAAGTACCGCCGCATCATCAACAAGCGGAGTCGCATGACCTCCGAGGCCGTTTCCATGTCTCAAATCAACACGCCCAACTGTTCGCTGACCAATTTATCGTccgttttcaaaaagaaaactctgcCCAGCTCGTCCAGTCAAGAAGAGAAGCGTCAGCTCAAAATACTGAGCGGCCTGGTCTGCCTGGTCGCCGTGTGCATCGTTCCGGCCGGAGTGGCGGCCCTGCTGCCGTACGACGCCGACGACGGCGGATGTTACCGCTACTACACGCTGGGCGTTGTGGTGGAAGCGCTGGAGCTGTTCCACCACTCTGTGGTTTCATTTGTGATTTGTTTGTGCAACAACGACATCCATCGACGAGTCAGGAAAATGATAACAtgtaattcttcttctttgacatCAATCTGA
- the LOC124326482 gene encoding protein obstructor-E-like, giving the protein MKANIACVLLALAVSSAAAQQLKATQADPCQAKGKMVADVTYCDRYWECIDGAAEQFDCPNGLVFAGRARGLLENCDYPWRGDSCEGKQLANTPVSVGPCDWKYGIFGHESSCIRYWTCWNSTSTEQFCIGGLLYNEEKHACDWPEAVEGCQKHPLCKDDANGNVPLGKSCNRYWACQGGYPRLQRCPATLVFDKRSLRCTNPPTEDCEAPPPPPPEDDPNAPAGPAFVEEEEPAAPAPLV; this is encoded by the exons ATGAAGGCTAATATCGCTTGTGTTCTCCTCGCCTTGGCCGTGTCCTCCG CGGCGGCCCAACAGTTAAAGGCCACTCAGGCCGATCCTTGCCAGGCCAAGGGCAAGATGGTGGCCGACGTCACCTATTGCGATCGCTACTGGGAGTGCATCGATGGAGCCGCCGAACAGTTCGACTGCCCCAATGGCCTGGTTTTCGCCGGACGGGCTCGCGGCCTTCTCGAGAACTGCGACTACCCGTGGAGGGGCGATTCCTGCGAAGGCAAACAGCTGGCCA ACACGCCTGTCAGTGTGGGACCTTGCGACTGGAAGTACGGCATCTTCGGACACGAATCCTCTTGCATCCGCTACTGGACCTGCTGGAACTCGACGTCCACTGAGCAGTTCTGTATCGGCGGCCTGCTCTACAACGAAGAGAAGCACGCTTGCGATTGGCCCGAGGCCGTCGAGGGATGCCAGAAACATC CTTTGTGCAAGGACGATGCCAACGGTAATGTGCCACTAGGCAAATCCTGCAACCGTTACTGGGCCTGCCAGGGTGGCTACCCCCGTCTGCAGCGCTGCCCGGCCACTTTGGTCTTTGACAAGCGCTCACTCCGCTGCACCAACCCGCCGACTGAGGATTGCGaggctcctcccccaccaCCCCCAGAGGATGACCCCAACGCACCCGCTGGACCCGCTTTCGTCGAAGAGGAAGAGCCCGCCGCTCCCGCTCCTCTGGTCTAA
- the LOC124326450 gene encoding protein obstructor-E-like translates to MAKFFLAFLFVVASVYGQQADSDCPEKNGVFADTVQCDRYYECENFVLSEKLCADGLVFADLGVNSGIGGRCDFPFNVDCKDRPELQPANATANCPRQNGYFAHSDPTVCDQFFFCSSGQANLITCPGGLVFNPNTGTCSWPGEANRAGCQSKDVVAFDCPARVLEADPVGPQFIDPLYADPTDCQYFYVCIGGKEPRRNGCTTGLVFNDLTKRCDRPRNVPDCVDWYKTSEGDLLEPDVLDEVAAPPPKRTNFAGRS, encoded by the exons atggccaAGTTCTTCCTCGCCTTCCTGTTCGTCGTCGCTTcag TCTACGGACAGCAAGCTGACAGCGATTGTCCGGAAAAGAACGGCGTTTTCGCCGACACCGTCCAGTGCGATCGCTACTACGAGTGCGAAAACTTTGTCCTCAGTGAGAAACTCTGCGCCGATGGTTTGGTGTTCGCCGATTTGGGAGTCAACAGCGGCATCGGTGGCCGATGCGACTTCCCCTTCAACGTCGACTGCAAGGACCGCCCCGAACTcc AGCCTGCCAACGCTACCGCCAACTGCCCACGACAGAACGGTTATTTCGCACACAGTGACCCGACCGTCTGCGAccagttcttcttctgctcatcTGGTCAAG CTAACTTGATCACCTGCCCCGGTGGTTTGGTCTTCAACCCCAACACAGGCACTTGCTCCTGGCCAGGAGAGGCTAACCGCGCCGGCTGCCAGAGCAAAG ACGTTGTTGCTTTCGATTGCCCCGCCCGAGTTCTTGAGGCCGATCCCGTCGGACCCCAGTTCATCGACCCTCTGTACGCCGATCCTACCGATTGCCAGTACTTTTACGTTTGCATCGGTGGCAAGGAACCCCGCCGCAACGGCTGCACCAccggtttggttttcaacgacCTCACCAAGCGTTGCGACAGACCGAGGAACGTCCCCGACTG CGTTGACTGGTACAAGACCAGCGAAGGTGATTTGTTGGAGCCCGATGTGTTGGACGAGGTTGCCGCTCCACCACCCAAGAGGACCAACTTCGCCGGCCGGTCTTAA
- the LOC124326210 gene encoding mucin-12-like isoform X1 — protein sequence MKYFQVGLTLLTITIFSSTPTPIKSPKISFLTRNRGDRRTEETTTIKTYQPKYKTLFYFRQLLPNSTFSTIPAETSHKPIPSLVEELSTDPSFIVSSVVEPSVTSFSESTHSQQFPSSFSGSVDSFYPIFSSFDSTSSIPDSVSSIDSTTPSSFLPFKPTSSSKFNMPNLLRPSNSMTNFFKSLARSPKASLTPSSTINPGALSVMMKPPSSVMKPPSPVSFSSSIPQPLDNFSSFSSSSSFPSQTSISAAESTSSLSLEIPPLSTSSVNPSFSDSNSSRFPKDLASSIFSLSTTAGSISSHGSTIIVAASNPSEGSSSLARIPKSLSTAVYSSSSDSSVNGDYNFSYRVNDTKQDFGHSEHRVGNNTQGRYDVVLPDGRRQIVDYQILNASYFADVSYVGETTNRAANFEPASTTSTTSVASLVTNAKIEENMDFPI from the exons ATGAAG TATTTCCAGGTAGGCCTGACTCTACTTACAATCACTATCTTCTCCTCAACACCCACGCCAATCAAAAGCCCCAAAATATCTTTTCTTACTCGAAACAGAGGGGATCGACGCACAGAGGAAACTACCACGATCAAAACGTACCAACCGAAATAcaaaactttattttattttagacaATTGTTGCCGAATTCGACATTTTCGACGATTCCAGCCGAAACATCACATAAGCCTATTCCCTCCTTAGTAGAAGAGCTTTCTACCGATCCATCATTTATTGTTTCTTCCGTTGTAGAACCATCAGTGACCTCCTTTTCCGAATCTACTCATTCCCAACAATTTCCTTCCTCATTTTCTGGATCAGTAGATTCATTTTATCCTATATTCTCTTCTTTCGACTCAACCTCATCTATTCCTGACTCAGTTTCCTCAATTGATTCAACCACACCCAGTTCTTTTTTGCCATTCAAAccgacttcttcttccaaattcAATATGCCGAATCTTCTCCGCCCTTCGAACTCGATgaccaattttttcaaatctttggCGCGCAGCCCCAAAGCATCGCTGACTCCATCCTCCACTATCAATCCTGGTGCACTTTCCGTCATGATGAAGCCTCCATCTTCCGTAATGAAACCACCATCCCCCGTCTCATTTTCTTCCAGCATCCCTCAACCTTTAGataatttttcctctttcagtTCATCTTCTTCGTTCCCCTCTCAAACATCAATTTCTGCTGCAGAATCTACATCCTCACTATCTCTTGAAATACCACCTCTTTCCACTTCATCAGTAAACCCATCGTTCTCCGATTCGAATTCTTCGCGTTTCCCCAAAGATTTagcttcttctattttctcgTTATCAACGACTGCTGGCTCGATTTCTTCGCACGGCTCTACAATAATCGTGGCTGCTTCAAATCCGTCTGAAGGTTCATCATCTCTTGCACGCATCCCGAAATCCCTTTCCACCGCTGTTTATTCATCATCTTCTGACTCATCCGTGAAT GGGGACTATAACTTTTCTTATCGCGTCAATGATACCAAACAAGACTTCGGTCACAGTGAACACCGCGTCGGAAACAACACCCAAGGAAGATATGACGTCGTCTTACCCGATGGCCGGCGCCAGATTGTCGACTATCAGATACTCAATGCCAGTTATTTTGCCGATGTCTCATACGTTGGAGAGACTACAAATCGAGCTGCAAATTTCGAACCAGCCAGCACAACGAGCACAACATCAGTTGCATCTTTAGTAACAAATGCAAAAATCGAAGAAAATATGGATTTTCCCATTTAG